The nucleotide window CGCCTGCCGTTCGTCGTAAGGGTGCACCGAACCGGCGATCATCTGGGTATCCTTGAGGAGGAATTCGATCACTTGGGCATTGTCTGTCCAATCGACGTGCTCACCCGTCGCTGCGTGCTCCATGTAGGCGTCTGTGGTGTGGGGTAGAGCACTGGTATCAACGCCCACCGGCGTGGTGGAGATCAGCGTTAGTGTCTTGACGCGCTTCGGATTTGACAGTGCGGCGATCTGGGCGATCGTGCCACCCAACGACATTCCAATCAGATTGGCGCGGTCGATGCCGTAGCCATCAAGTACCCTTATGGCGTCCTCGGCCATGTCGTCCATTGCATAGGGCGGCTCCCCCGGCGGGTAGATCGTCGAGCGGCCGGTGTCTCGATTATCGTAGCGGATGACATAGAACTCGTGATCAGCAAGCTTTTGGCAGAATCCGTCCGGCCACCACAACATTGAAGCCATGGCGCCCATGATGAGCAGGATCGGCTCATGCGCCGGATTGCCGAAAGCCTGAGTGGCAATCTCGACGTCGTCAAACTTGATCATACGTTCAGTCACTTGGCGGCATCCTTTATTGGCTTGGGTGAAGCGGCGAAAGTCGCAGGCCTTCGTATCCGCAGGCTTCCACGCGAACGCCACTCGACGTCCGCATATTCCCCACCCTGTGGCTAAGGCGGGTGGTGTCGCATCGGGCATTTTGAGTATGACGGGCCTAAAATCCACTTTGGCAGCATCAGGTGATCCAGTCGGATCCAGGTCAAGGTTCCGGGAGGCTACATCGCCGGCACTTGGGATCTCCGCATCGCTACTCTGCACCGTCGGGATGACTATGTTTTCATCTCTGCTAATCTCGAACTTCAGGTTTCGGAGCATCTTGTGTCGACATCCCTCAGAAGGTCTCGGTTTTCAGGCCGTGCAGTAGAACTCGATTCGATGGAGTCCGCTTTCCGAGATGTGTCCGGCGGGCGGCAACGTTCCTTTCTTGTCGGGGCAGAAGCAGGCGGCGGCAAAACGCGGCTGGTTGAAGAGTTTGCCAACCGACTGTCCGGCCGCGCCCTGATTTTGAAAGGCGGGTGCATTGAGCAGCGGGAATCGGCATTGCCCTACGCGCCGGTAACGGCTGTTCTGCATGAACTTGTTCAGCTGCGCGGCGCGCCGGCAGTCAAATCCTTTGTCGGCGCCGAGGGTGCGCGAGAACTGGCCTGGCTTCTTCCCGAACTCGGCGAGAGCTCCGAAAGATTTGATGCGGGCATCGCAAGAGCGCGGCTGTTCGAGGTGCTGCGAAAGCTGTTAGAGGAGCTGGCACGGGAGACACCGCTCGTGGTGGTCTTCGAGGACATTCACTGGGCCGACCAGGCAACTTGCGATCTGCTTCGTTTCCTCGCGACACGGCTGAAGAAAATTCGGCTGATGCTGATCGTCACCTATCGACCCGAGGAGTCCAGCGCCACCAACGCCCTGCGGACGACCATCGCGGACCTCTCACTTTCCGAGGGTGCCGAGGTGTTGACGCTTCCCCGCCTTCAGCGCGCGGAGGTCGCCGTGCAGCTCGAGGGGCTGCTGGGACGCCCCCCAACACCTGCGCTGATCAACGAGGTCCATGCGCGGTGCTGCGGAATCCCGCTTTTCACGGAGGCACTCATCGATGCGAGCGGAGGCTTGCGCAGAGATTTTCCTGGTTCGCTCAACGACTACCTGCTGAGAGCCGTCAGGGACATGCCGGCGTCGACGGCCGAGCTTTTGAAGGTGATGGCGCTCGGCGGCCCGCATATCACTCATGCGCTTCTTCGCAGCGTCGCGAACAAGGCCGATCTTGAATTAGCGGAATGGCTGCGTCCAGCGATTTTGGCTGGGATCCTGGTGCCTGATCATGATGGATATGCGTTCCGCCACGCACTGATCCACGAAGCGGTGCGGCGTGACCTGATCGCCGGCGAAAAGGTGGCCATCCATCGCGCCTATGCGGACGTGCTCGAACGCGGACCGGTTCCAAGCTACCGGGTTTGGCATTCCGTAGCGCTCGCGCGCCACTGGTACGGCGCCGGCCAAGCCGAGAATTGCCTGCGATGGGCCTGGCAATCCGCCACTGAGGCCGCGGCTACTTTCGCCTATGCAGACCAGATGGAAATGCTGAAGCTCGTGCTGGCAGTATGGCCCGAGGTCGATGATGCGATTGTAGTGATCGGCGCGGATCACTGCAAGGTGTTGGAACTCGCTGCCGATGCGGCCTGCTGGGCAGCGGAGGCGGAACAGGGGTTGGCTTTTGTCGAACGCGCACTCGCCGAAGTGGATGTCGGTCGCGACAAGGAGCAACTGGCAGCACTTCTTCTGCAGCGCGCGGTGATGCGTCAACACGCGCTTATCCCAGGCGAGATCGCCGACCTGGAGCGCGCGCTCGATCATGCGCCCGATTCCACAAGGCTGCGCGCGGACGGACTGGGACAGTTTTCCCGCGCACTGATATTAAGGGGAGAGTTTGATCGCGCCAGCCGCTTGGGCGACGAACTGAAGGACCTGTCTGAAAGGCTCGATGACGAGGAGTACCGGATAGAGGCACTGATCGTCGCCGAGTCTTTGGAGATGGCATCGGGCAGTTACCACATCGATAGCCTCTGGAGCGTCATTGACCGCGCCAGGCAGGCCTCCATCGGACGAGTCGAGGTGCTGGCGGGCGCCGCATTGCTTCGAGCCCTGCTTGAGACCGGAAAATATCCTCAGGTCGCCGAAATCGGACCGGCGATCTTTGCGCGGACGGTCGAGTTCGGCCAGGCGCGCTATATCGGGGCGATAATCGGTTCGCCTTTATGCCGCGCTCTCCTCGCCTTGGGCCGCGTTTCCGAAGCCATTGAGACATGCGAGCGGATGGCGGCATTGGATCCGCTGCCGCTCGGGCTCGTTCATGTTTTCGAATGCCAGGCGGAGATCGCCTTGGTATTGGGGAATTCGGATCGAATTGCCGTTGCGGCGAGATCCTTGCGCAGTCTGCCACCCGGCCCTCAGGTTGCGAGCCGCATGGCGGCCAATCTGTTGAGATTT belongs to Rhizobium indicum and includes:
- a CDS encoding alpha/beta fold hydrolase; the encoded protein is MTERMIKFDDVEIATQAFGNPAHEPILLIMGAMASMLWWPDGFCQKLADHEFYVIRYDNRDTGRSTIYPPGEPPYAMDDMAEDAIRVLDGYGIDRANLIGMSLGGTIAQIAALSNPKRVKTLTLISTTPVGVDTSALPHTTDAYMEHAATGEHVDWTDNAQVIEFLLKDTQMIAGSVHPYDERQARAFVERDVKRAKNFVSATNHFMLKGGQALRGKLGELAAPLLVIHGTADPIYPFEHGELLTRTVKGAKLIRLEGGGHEIHLQDWQEITSAIEAHCGR
- a CDS encoding helix-turn-helix transcriptional regulator; protein product: MSTSLRRSRFSGRAVELDSMESAFRDVSGGRQRSFLVGAEAGGGKTRLVEEFANRLSGRALILKGGCIEQRESALPYAPVTAVLHELVQLRGAPAVKSFVGAEGARELAWLLPELGESSERFDAGIARARLFEVLRKLLEELARETPLVVVFEDIHWADQATCDLLRFLATRLKKIRLMLIVTYRPEESSATNALRTTIADLSLSEGAEVLTLPRLQRAEVAVQLEGLLGRPPTPALINEVHARCCGIPLFTEALIDASGGLRRDFPGSLNDYLLRAVRDMPASTAELLKVMALGGPHITHALLRSVANKADLELAEWLRPAILAGILVPDHDGYAFRHALIHEAVRRDLIAGEKVAIHRAYADVLERGPVPSYRVWHSVALARHWYGAGQAENCLRWAWQSATEAAATFAYADQMEMLKLVLAVWPEVDDAIVVIGADHCKVLELAADAACWAAEAEQGLAFVERALAEVDVGRDKEQLAALLLQRAVMRQHALIPGEIADLERALDHAPDSTRLRADGLGQFSRALILRGEFDRASRLGDELKDLSERLDDEEYRIEALIVAESLEMASGSYHIDSLWSVIDRARQASIGRVEVLAGAALLRALLETGKYPQVAEIGPAIFARTVEFGQARYIGAIIGSPLCRALLALGRVSEAIETCERMAALDPLPLGLVHVFECQAEIALVLGNSDRIAVAARSLRSLPPGPQVASRMAANLLRFDIESRALAGDMDQSATLARSVLTHCEKQGRVSWPLLASAMRVAVDTNQKDVARRFADLAARSSCRNVVEEAELLGILAEMSRSTGSDLEAWEAVAKSWADLSRPFRQAYALMQAGCAAVNAGQRAKGAGHFRRGADLAHSTGASLLGNQIETLAEKARIDLGNGKEGGMPKAPLGLTDREFEVLRLLAAGQSNREIAVHLFISSKTASVHVSNILSKLSVPSRGAAAAMAHRLRIVDPA